A window of Scytonema millei VB511283 genomic DNA:
TAGATCTCCAACGGAAACGCCCAACTGATCGCCTAATACGACTAACACTACGCTAGGAGGAATAATCTGTCCTAATGTCCCAGAGGCAGCAATCACGCCAGTTGCTAATCGTTTGTCGTAACCGTATCGCAGCATGATTGGGAGGGAAATTAGACCCATTGCTACCACGGTTGCAGCGACTACACCCGTTGTTGCCGCTAGTAGCGCTCCAACCGCTACAACTGCTAAAGCTAAACCTCCACGCAATCGCCCCAAGAGAATTCCCATTGTTTCCAGCAGATTCTCAGCGATACCGGACTTTTCCAGCATCGAACCCAGAAAGATGAAATAGGGAATTGCCAACAGCGTGTAATTAGCCATGATGCCAAAAATTCGCTGGGGCATTGCCGTGAGAAAAATTGGGTCGAATACACCCAAACTAATGCCTAGCAAACCAAATAAAATCGCTACTCCACCTAAAGCAAATGCAACTGGGTAGCCGAAAGAAAGCAGTACCAGCGCCCCTGCAAACATCAAGGGACCCAACCACTCATAGTCCAGTTCCAGGGTTATCACTTTGTTCCTCCTGCTGCATTTGATTGGTGATAATTGCTAAGTTTTTGATGGCTTCAGAAATCCCTTGAAAAATCAGTAACACCAAACTAACGAGAATCATCGTTTTGATTGGGTAGCGGAGTAATCCACCAGGATCGGGAGACGTTTCGCCAATTCTCCAAGAGATAAGAATGGTGTCCCAAGAAACAACCAGCACGATGATGCAAAAAGGAATCAGAAATAATATTGTTCCCAAGAGATCGGTAAAGGCTCTGAGTTTGGGCGACCAGTTACGATGGAAAATGTCTACTCGAACGTGGTCGTTATATTTGAGGGTGTAGGCAGCACCCAAAAGAAATACCAGGTCGAATAAATACCATTGAGCTTCAATCAAAGCGTTAGAACTTAAGTTTTGTCCCACTGCTCGTCCTATGTAGCGACCGACGACGTTCCAGACTCCGACGAGTACCATGAGTAGGACGAAGCCAGCAGTGAAGCGTCCGATCCATTCGTTAATCGTGTCGATAATTTTTGATATGCGTAGTAGGCTTTGCAAGGTGTTTTCCCTCTCCAAAGCGATAGATGTAGCATTCTATCAAAAAAGGGAGTAGGGAGCAGGGAACAGGGAAAATAAAGGAGACAAGGGGGACAAGGAGGCAAAATGTATATTTTGCGATTGCCTACTTATTTTTGTTAAGAATTTACGTATCCTTGGTAAAGAATATTACTTATATAGCAAGAGAAAATTTTGTCAATAAATCAGCCGCGATCGCGCGGATAAGTAACATAAATTGTAGAGACGTTACATGTAGCGTCTCTACATCAATCGGAATTATCGCACTTATTTATTGGGCTGAGGAGTTACCCGTAAATATGGCTTAACTTCCTGAACTCCTTTGGGGAATTTTTGCTTCGCCTCTTCAGTTGACATAGAAGGTACGACAATTACATCATCTCCATCTTTCCAGTTCACTGGCGTAGCAACGCTATAGTTATCAGTTAGTTGCAGAGAATCGATGACGCGCAAGATTTCTTCAAAGTTACGACCAGTGCTAGGTGGGTAAGTTATAGTCAAGCGCAATTTTTTGGCGGGGTCAATCACAAAAACCGAGCGAACCGTAACTTTAGCGTTCGCGTTCGGGTGGAT
This region includes:
- a CDS encoding TRAP transporter small permease subunit; this encodes MQSLLRISKIIDTINEWIGRFTAGFVLLMVLVGVWNVVGRYIGRAVGQNLSSNALIEAQWYLFDLVFLLGAAYTLKYNDHVRVDIFHRNWSPKLRAFTDLLGTILFLIPFCIIVLVVSWDTILISWRIGETSPDPGGLLRYPIKTMILVSLVLLIFQGISEAIKNLAIITNQMQQEEQSDNPGTGL